The following coding sequences are from one Aeromicrobium duanguangcaii window:
- a CDS encoding DUF92 domain-containing protein, with amino-acid sequence MSPKGFLGGLSWLQLVAGALAAMTSAWVASFLGVAGTIIGAALGSLVASIASALYARGLDRGTTLITESGSVVARARPSGEGGEDVDVAVTREQTVVSVDEAERAFPWKRVLTWSGLALAVSLLAIGGYELVTGDSFGKADNPTIGRPWKDQSSTPKSPTEGRTNGPADSTEPTGEPDDGPTNTPSAPARPEPTQPAPTTEAPNDSVPEPELEQTPPPAGQQAPQAVPE; translated from the coding sequence ATGTCTCCCAAAGGCTTCCTCGGCGGTTTGTCCTGGCTCCAACTGGTGGCCGGTGCGCTCGCGGCGATGACGTCGGCGTGGGTCGCCTCGTTCCTCGGAGTGGCCGGCACGATCATCGGCGCGGCGCTCGGCAGCCTCGTCGCATCGATCGCCAGCGCCCTCTACGCGCGCGGGCTCGATCGCGGCACCACGCTCATCACCGAGAGCGGCTCGGTGGTCGCGCGCGCCCGCCCGTCGGGCGAGGGCGGCGAGGACGTCGACGTCGCGGTGACGCGGGAGCAGACCGTCGTGTCCGTCGACGAGGCCGAGCGCGCCTTCCCGTGGAAGCGCGTGTTGACGTGGAGCGGGCTGGCGCTGGCCGTCTCGCTGCTGGCGATCGGCGGCTACGAACTGGTCACGGGCGACTCGTTCGGCAAGGCCGACAACCCCACGATCGGCCGGCCCTGGAAGGACCAGAGCAGCACGCCGAAGTCGCCGACCGAAGGCAGGACCAACGGGCCCGCCGACTCCACGGAGCCGACCGGCGAGCCCGACGACGGCCCGACGAACACGCCGTCCGCCCCGGCCCGCCCGGAGCCGACGCAGCCTGCCCCCACTACCGAGGCGCCGAACGACTCCGTGCCGGAGCCGGAGCTCGAGCAGACTCCCCCGCCGGCCGGCCAGCAGGCACCCCAGGCCGTCCCGGAGTGA
- the tgt gene encoding tRNA guanosine(34) transglycosylase Tgt, producing MFTVGSTLPDAPGRSGTITTPHGEIRTPAFIPVGTKATVKAVLPESIVQLGGQAVLSNAYHLYLQPGADIVEEAGGLGAFMNWRGPTFTDSGGFQVLSLGAGFKKTLAMDAVGTEADDVIAPGKDRLAHVDDDGVTFKSHLDGSKHRFTPEVSMQIQHQLGADIIFAFDELTTLMNSREYQEDSLKRTQAWAERCLAEHQRLSAERADKPRQALYGVVQGAQHEDLRRQAARGLAGLDFDGYGVGGAIEKENLGTIVRWVTDELPDDRPRHLLGIGEPEDLFAGVEAGCDTFDCVTPTRVARSSRIYTADGRHNLMVAASRRDFGPIEEGCDCYTCAHYTKAYLHHLFKANEYNAATLCSIHNERFFIRLVDSMRDAIEAGDFAALKQEWLGRYLSKSA from the coding sequence GTGTTCACCGTCGGAAGCACCCTGCCGGACGCCCCCGGAAGATCGGGCACCATCACCACCCCCCACGGGGAGATCCGCACCCCGGCGTTCATCCCCGTCGGCACCAAGGCCACCGTCAAGGCGGTCCTGCCCGAGTCGATCGTCCAGCTGGGCGGTCAGGCGGTGCTGTCGAACGCCTACCACCTCTACCTGCAGCCCGGCGCCGACATCGTCGAGGAGGCCGGCGGCCTCGGCGCCTTCATGAACTGGCGCGGGCCGACCTTCACCGACTCGGGCGGCTTCCAGGTGCTGAGCCTGGGCGCCGGCTTCAAGAAGACCCTCGCGATGGACGCCGTGGGCACCGAGGCCGACGACGTCATCGCCCCGGGCAAGGACCGGCTCGCGCACGTCGACGACGACGGGGTGACCTTCAAGAGCCACCTCGACGGCTCCAAGCACCGGTTCACGCCCGAGGTGTCGATGCAGATCCAGCACCAGCTCGGTGCGGACATCATCTTCGCCTTCGACGAGCTGACCACCCTGATGAACAGCCGTGAGTACCAGGAGGACTCGCTCAAGCGGACCCAGGCCTGGGCCGAGCGATGCCTCGCCGAGCACCAGCGGCTGTCCGCCGAGCGCGCCGACAAGCCGCGTCAGGCGCTCTACGGCGTCGTCCAGGGCGCCCAGCACGAGGACCTGCGCCGTCAGGCGGCCCGGGGCCTGGCCGGCCTCGACTTCGACGGCTACGGCGTCGGCGGGGCGATCGAGAAGGAGAACCTGGGAACCATCGTCCGCTGGGTCACCGACGAGCTGCCCGACGACCGGCCCCGGCACCTGCTGGGCATCGGCGAGCCCGAGGACCTCTTCGCCGGCGTCGAGGCCGGCTGCGACACCTTCGACTGCGTCACCCCCACGCGGGTCGCGCGCTCGTCGCGGATCTACACCGCCGACGGCCGTCACAACCTCATGGTGGCCGCCTCGCGCCGCGACTTCGGCCCCATCGAGGAGGGTTGCGACTGCTACACGTGCGCCCACTACACGAAGGCGTACCTGCACCATCTGTTCAAGGCGAACGAGTACAACGCGGCGACGCTGTGCTCGATCCACAACGAGCGCTTCTTCATCCGATTGGTCGACAGCATGCGCGACGCGATCGAGGCCGGGGACTTCGCCGCACTCAAGCAGGAGTGGCTCGGCCGGTACCTGTCGAAGTCGGCCTGA
- a CDS encoding cystathionine gamma-synthase — MSDEPQQGFSTRAIHAGQEPDPRTGAVNIPIYASSTFAQDGVGGMREGFEYARTGNPTRRALEANLAALDGGTYGRAFSSGMAATDTALRAILRPGDHLVIPDDAYGGTFRLIDKVFSQWGIDHTPVAVNDPEAIAAAITDRTKLVWLETPTNPLLNIADIAAAAEVAHAAGAKLLVDSTFASPYLQQPLALGADIVLHSSTKYLGGHSDVVGGALVTNDADLDAAFAFLQNGAGGVPGPFDAYLVMRGIKTLAVRMERHCDNAEAVVEMLTAHPAVSEVRYPGLADHPGHDVAAKQMRRFGGMISLRLAGGRQAALDLCARTKVFTLAESLGGIESLIEHPGAMTHASTAGSQLEVPEDLVRLSVGIEDIEDLLADLGQALA; from the coding sequence ATGAGCGACGAGCCGCAGCAGGGCTTCTCCACGCGGGCGATCCACGCCGGCCAGGAGCCCGACCCGCGCACCGGCGCGGTGAACATCCCGATCTACGCCAGCTCGACCTTCGCCCAGGACGGCGTCGGTGGCATGCGCGAGGGGTTCGAGTACGCCCGCACGGGCAACCCCACCCGCCGGGCGCTCGAGGCCAACCTCGCCGCGCTCGACGGCGGCACGTACGGCCGGGCGTTCTCGTCGGGCATGGCCGCGACGGACACGGCGCTGCGCGCGATCCTGCGTCCCGGTGACCACCTGGTCATCCCCGATGACGCCTACGGCGGCACGTTCCGGCTGATCGACAAGGTCTTCTCGCAGTGGGGCATCGATCACACCCCGGTGGCGGTCAACGATCCCGAGGCCATCGCCGCGGCGATCACCGACCGCACCAAGCTGGTGTGGCTCGAGACGCCCACCAACCCGCTGCTGAACATCGCGGACATCGCCGCTGCCGCCGAGGTCGCGCACGCGGCCGGCGCGAAGCTGCTGGTCGACAGCACCTTCGCGTCGCCGTACCTGCAGCAGCCGCTCGCGCTGGGCGCGGACATCGTCCTGCACTCCTCGACGAAGTACCTCGGCGGCCACAGCGACGTCGTCGGCGGCGCGCTCGTCACGAACGACGCCGACCTCGACGCCGCGTTCGCGTTCCTGCAGAACGGCGCCGGCGGCGTGCCCGGGCCGTTCGACGCCTACCTGGTCATGCGCGGCATCAAGACGCTCGCCGTGCGCATGGAGCGACACTGCGACAACGCCGAGGCCGTCGTCGAGATGCTGACGGCGCACCCCGCCGTCAGCGAGGTCCGCTACCCCGGCCTGGCCGACCACCCCGGCCACGACGTCGCCGCGAAGCAGATGCGCCGCTTCGGCGGCATGATCTCGCTGCGCCTCGCCGGCGGACGCCAGGCGGCGCTCGACCTGTGCGCGCGCACGAAGGTCTTCACCCTGGCCGAAAGCCTCGGCGGCATCGAGTCGCTCATCGAGCACCCCGGCGCCATGACGCACGCGTCCACCGCCGGATCGCAGCTCGAGGTGCCCGAGGACCTGGTCCGGTTGTCCGTCGGCATCGAGGACATCGAGGACCTGCTGGCCGATCTGGGGCAGGCCCTGGCCTGA
- a CDS encoding tetratricopeptide repeat protein: MTIWMKPTLTAESIAAMEPLDAFRYAEDLLDSRFPREAVRVLQPLAELEPRNAAVWELLGRAHFAAAHLGPAEDAFRTLTSLEPTSAWAHTALGLALDRQSRHSEGAVHHRLAAAMGANDRDNTRVALVDRPGA; encoded by the coding sequence ATGACCATCTGGATGAAGCCGACGCTGACCGCGGAGTCGATCGCGGCGATGGAGCCGCTGGACGCCTTCCGTTACGCCGAAGACCTGCTCGACTCGCGCTTCCCGCGTGAGGCCGTGCGGGTCCTGCAGCCCCTGGCCGAGCTCGAGCCGCGCAACGCCGCGGTGTGGGAGCTGCTGGGGCGCGCGCACTTCGCGGCCGCTCACCTCGGCCCCGCGGAGGACGCGTTCCGCACGCTGACCTCGCTGGAGCCGACCAGCGCCTGGGCGCACACCGCGCTCGGACTGGCCCTCGACCGGCAGAGCCGGCACAGCGAGGGTGCGGTCCATCACCGCCTCGCCGCGGCGATGGGCGCCAACGACCGCGACAACACGCGCGTCGCACTGGTCGACCGCCCCGGCGCCTGA